From the genome of Vanessa cardui chromosome 17, ilVanCard2.1, whole genome shotgun sequence:
GATATAGTTTAATagcaatcaattttttttacaatattgctattaaattattataggcGTAAAGTTTTAATATGGTCAACATATTTCTTTCTGGAGCTTTATTACTTGCAGTCTGCATTAAATCATGCaagtattatgttttattaactaaaaataaattaataaaaaatattttcacgcttataataaaataagataacaaaatatataaatattgcttttgATGAATAAAATAAGAGTTGTGagagtatattttaaaacaattattacgtTTTATCTATGTTGTTGTATATCTACAAAACCCATTCATGGTCATATCAAACATAACAATTAACGAATAGACACAATTCAAAATAAGCAGTGCGTGTAGAGCGCTTATTCTGGTTAAACACGcgatctattaattatttaattaataagacaCGAGGACGAACAGTGAGCTGTAGGCGgcactttaattaataattacacgtCTTTTATTCTTATTAGAAAAGTGTCCCATGAAATACATGTCATTATtctattcatctcgtgctcagcggtgaaggaaaacatcgtgaggaaacctgcatgtgacaaatttcatagaaattctgccacgtgtgcattccaccaacccgcattggaacagcgtggtggaatatgttccaaaaaccttctcctcaaagggagaggaggcctttagcccagcagtgggactttACAGACTGTAGTTGTATTCtatatgtgtaattattttttacgcaaacttattttaaaataattcatagctCATATCTGTTTcgttatataatttgattatttattatataatgattgatgatattataaaactattatatcataataacataatacttTATATCAATGGGGTGTTTgcaggtttttgtataattttgacTTGTATGTTTTCGTCATCGATTTGTGCCAAGGGACTGTTAACACATTAATTCCTTTATAGACGATAAATTAACTGTGGAAGATAAGCACACCTTGGTTATGTAATGATCCAAATTTACGTTTTTCTtagtttttatcaaaatcattaACAATCATTAACAAGTTAAGTagagtaaaaaattattaaccataaatatttctttcgccggttcttcttaaATGATTTTCTTTTCAGAACCGGTAATAGCATTCATTATGAATATCAATAAACACGTATAATgtttctgaataaaaaaaaacttacattcaataactttatttgaatttcgaagactatttaattttattcaactttATTAAGTTCATTATTATCAGATTCGCGATTTAACGACAAACAACTGCTATTTTTTAAAGCGTTCATACATAGTATAATGATTTTCATGATGGTGACAATTTCTTAAACATCAATCATCGGAGACGTCCAAAACAATTTCCGGTTCCTCGTGATAAACAAAAGATTTTTAGTGTGTCAGTTCATTCACATCGCATACGAGTTTATTTACAGAATAAGGATGTGCATTGTGAACGTTAAGTTATCGGCTTATTCAAAGCTACGAAACGCATCAGTCGGTTGGAGACGCGTAAACTATACACTTACTCGGGACAGTTAGGTGGTCTTATAAAAATATggcgtttaaatattttttggaaattctCGTTTTAGCTGTTTGCGTTGAATTTGGTAAGTTTCGTagtcagaaattaaaaaaaaaaaaatttaggtttcgaaattaattttgaatgaattcataaaaaatcggttcataaatttaaaagttatgaggtaaaaaatataaaaaaaaaaatacaaataataacctcctttttgaagttgtttaaaaacaaaaataaaatcgttttttataatattaataaggcgATGAATTTCTGTTCGTAAATCCATATTTAACTTCTGTATATATACTATAGGCTCGTCGATCCGGTGCTACGAGTGTAACAGCGCGAACAATTCCATGTGTTTGAACCCCACTATCTACGACACGGAGACCGTACAGAAGTACCTCCGTGCCACCAGCTGTGATCAAAGCGCGTTCTTAGGACCGAATCCACCGGCAGCCAAACAGATGTTCTGCAGAAAAATCATTCAAACTAGTAAGTATTCACTTTTAAACCACAAACTTTTGTAATCTTAACTTTATTCCAGTTGACTCTTGGTTTGGTAACACTTACTCCGCAGATaatctaccgtcaaacagcattACTTAAATTCTTATTATTCCACCTTAAAGGGTGAGTACCTAAGCCAGTTTTACTACAGGCTcaagatatatattaaacttaagcTCAATGCACATTGGtaatgtaaagaataattaatatgttttatgtcAAAGTGGTGGTCACTTAACAACAGGTGACCTATTTATCCATTGGCCTACCTATACTATTTAAACATGGATGCAACGTACTCGTTACTTGTTTTCATTGTTCgatcttttttataaacaaataaataatctctAGGTGTTTTTTTACATGACTTACCAATTAGGAGGGGGAAAGGTTTGTGCCCTTAATAATTAATACCTCTATGTCACCCATCACCCAAAAATATTCTGCCAACAacacgtttttaatattatcggTTACTATCTTGAACCTCATTAAACGCAAGGTATCgcattaatcatttttttttaatttaagtaaatatacttataattaaataatattaatttaaaaaaaaatcatactttaatattatacatactattttaaaaatactactgTTTCGAATTAAGaggtgtatttatataaatctattgAAAACTATAATACTATACGACGAATTTAAAGATTTGGTCAAAATATTTGAGACTGACCTTGCACCTgacacttatttaaaaaaatataaaaca
Proteins encoded in this window:
- the LOC124536823 gene encoding uncharacterized protein LOC124536823 gives rise to the protein MAFKYFLEILVLAVCVEFGSSIRCYECNSANNSMCLNPTIYDTETVQKYLRATSCDQSAFLGPNPPAAKQMFCRKIIQTILHKGHDAEVRVTRGCGWVRHHKDCYKADNEDHLETVCQCFTDDCNGAMTLEHSLVITFISLGLLLLKF